The following nucleotide sequence is from Centropristis striata isolate RG_2023a ecotype Rhode Island chromosome 7, C.striata_1.0, whole genome shotgun sequence.
tATGCAAAGATCTGGTAATTAAGTAATTGTCTACCTGGAGCACTTCACAGGCTCTAAGCATCTCCCTCCACAAGTCTTCACACTCAATCATCAAAGTGCACCTTTAATGCTGCACAGTGTTTGATGCTGCAAAGAGAATAACATCTCAACAAAAGCAAATAGGCAATTTAGCCCAAAAATATTCTTAACAAAGCTGTTGTAAGCTGGTTATTGTTTTAGTTCAACTTGAATCTCTAAAACAATGTCTGAGATATTGGTGCATCCAGTTGAttcatgtttgtgtcttttatgctcCTCAATCAGAGAGTGAGTGATGAAATCTGAGGAAACACATGCAGTGCAGAGCTGCAGAAGTGCTGTGAAGTTTGCCACCAGGGGCTAAATCATCGCTTTGACAAAGATGGTCTGATTCTAAATTTATACTCGGCTTGTTTTGTCTAAGAGATCGGTTCAACAAATTTCAAGTCAACAATTACAGCGctgacaaaacacaacaatggAGGGcgggtctgtctgtctccactctGCTGCAGTAACATGTgaataacagtaataatgatACTGACTTGCACAACAAGACCTACtttgcacatatttttttaaggcTTTAGTTATCACTTGTAGGGTAAGGATTTATTGCAAGTTTAGAGAAAATTATCTGTAATGGGTCTACCTTTTTATATGCATTAATGGCAATAGGAAGGGATTATACTGGTATTATCCTTTAAATCAAAACTAAGCATGCCTTTTATCATGGTAACAGCTGcttcatcctcttcctccttttcctctgcCACTCTTTAATTCCTGTAATCCTGCAACTCCTGTCATCTCAGACCTGCTGTTCTGCATGTGACTACCATGTGTCCCTTCACCTGACCctgtcacctgtctgtctgcacagcTGCCCCTCATCGCCCCATCAGGATCAGTCACTCTACCAGATCACAAACTGTGTGCTTTCTCAGTGTTGGAGCCTTcattctgtctgctcacttAGGATTTGCCTACCTGGTCTGACTCCCTCCATGTTGCCCAGAGTAAGCCTTTCTCCTCAGAGTAAAGAATGTTTTCACTACAACTGCACTTTCCTGCTGTGATCAATGAGAATGTGGGGGAATTTTCAGCATATATATCAGCACATTTCTCTCATATCTCAGCAAAATCAAATGATTGTTAGTGAGCTAAGAAATTCTTAAGTTGAAGACAGCCCTAATATGtataacatttatatttatgttgctGGGTAGCTTGTCAATGTTCCCCTGGGGACCATTAATGCCTTAAAGATAGAACACATTGttaatctgaatctgcaaagtaactaaaactgtcagataaatgtataaCAATAATTTCCTCTGAGATGTAAGTGTAACGTAGCTATTAGAGAACAGTAGTAGAGAACAAGTAACTGAAATTTGTACTTGCAACAATTGCTCTCTCAACTGCACTTTgctactttccaccactggttttaaCAAATGTATCTTCACAGAAGTGTACCATGATATAAGCAGGTTTATTAATATCACTATTAATGATAAGGTTCTGTCAgtaacagaatatattttaaccAAACTGCAACATTCTTCAAGcaaaaattgtccaaaaaaaagggaATGCATTTCTATTCATCTACATCTAGAAACAGCTCAGTATTCACTGTCTGACCTTTTACCTTACAGGTGCTCCAATGTCCCAATTCCATTACAGGGATCGTTTAAATCTCGTGTGTTTATCTAGTTTAATGTAAGCTAATTTAATCTGATTTAAAGCGTGTTGCGAATCAATGACAGTCTGCAATTTTGCCTCATGTTtggatttaaaatgtgaatttttttgtcttaaaatgtcaCACACTGCTGTCTTTAAACATATTGGTTGTACATAAGTACATTACACGCTATTGCACCTTCATTAGTGACTGATTAAATAGTGACCAAGTGATACATACCCAATAGGCTTGCGTGAGCGGTGGAATTCTTTAAGCACTCTTTCCACATCATTGTGCAGCTTGCAGTCTTTGCCATCCTTCACAAATGAGGATCTAAAGATTTGAGAGTTATTTCATAATATTATTCCACCCTCATCATACCAGCTTGTATCTAGTTTTACTCTATTTTACACTACCTAGTCTAAAATTTGCCATATTTCATTATTCCTCACAGATTCTTGATGACGCCGTGGCCTCCAGGAAAGATGATAGCATCAAAGCTGTTGACGTCCAGCTTGGACAGGTCCTGCATTTGCATCATTCCCTGACCATGGCTGAAGCGGGCTGCCTCTGTCATCATGTTCCTATGTGACGGCCAGAAATAATCATAAATACTATCATATGGAATTAATCAAGCCAGGTGTGTAAACAAGCCATTTGACCAGTCTATGAGCCTGATCCATCTGAGAGTGTATCCTAACAAGCCTACCGGTTCTCCCCAGAGCCAGGCTGCTTCCTCATGTGGTCCATCACATGCATCTGCTGCTGATTGGGAGCAAACATCTGGAAGCGAGCACCGTTGCGGCTCAGGTGGTACATGGTGCTGCAGACAGAGTTGTAAGTTACCATCTCTGCATGGCTATATGTTTGTGCAATTATGTGAAATTGTGATACTCACTACACTCCCTCATGGACATCAGTCCCATCCCACCAGCCACATCCTGAGAAAACCTGCATTGCATTGTGATTCACAAACCAAATGTGACTCACAGACATCACAATAATGGCCACACTAATCCACCTTTTTCATTGGCTGAAGATTTATATATGACTTACCACTGCGATGTTAGTGTTTCCCCAGTTGCCATAGTCTCCGTGGTGAACGAAGCAGGCAGGCTGACGAGAGAGAGTAGTCAGAGTCTGTTTTGACAGCAAAGTCCTGGTGGCCAGCATGATTGAGCTTGAGTGCTTTAGGAGTAAAATGTAACTTAAGAGTTTACCACAGAGCCTGGAAAGACTTTGAATGGTAGGAATTTTGCTCTGGATGTCCCTGTATATATAGTGACGTTGTGACGTTGCCACGTAAGCTCTTTTTTCTGAGAAGAGCATCTCTTATTCGCCTTGAATGGCCTATTCCCCTCCCGAACACCCTCCCCTATTAATACCTTGTTTATTCAGCTGATTAACTTAAGTCATTTGGCCACCAAGTCACACTTAGATCTAAACATGTAGTGCTTTAACCCATGAAATATCCTGACCCATTTAGATTCGAGCTCTTAGCTTGCAGCCTGCAGAAATaatgcaaatatttatttaaaatatggtTTTATGATAGGGCAGTCGACTGAAAACCTTCTGCACAACACTCTGCATCCATGTGTAGTTCTGAAAAATCCTTCTTGCTGTATTTTCATAAAGGTAGCAGTGGAGGCAATGCCTTCATACAGCATAAGCATACTGAACGCCCTTTAAAGTCTATTAGGTTGTAAGGCTCTTACTTGCTGTAATGCCATGATGCGTCTACAACGTCTAGACAGTAAACCCAGAAATACCCTGGTCAGACGGAAACGTCAAAGTCAATATACTGTTAAATCAAAACTACCGCTCCTACTTATAGGCTGCTTTTGGTGAGAGGTGTTGTTATTGGCAAAGGACCAGAGATTCAGTGTACAGATGACAAGCATGAGACAAAATATGGCattaaatttattatgaccactttttATGTAGAAACAATCAATATTTACATACTGGTGATGAAAGCATATGATAATTTGAAGAACGAAATGCAGAAATGAAGTAAACAGAACAATATACAACCAACTACAGTCACCACAtcaatcacaattttaagcctCAGCTGGCACCTTTTTATGTGAGATGTTCTCATACGATTCTGCCTGTAGGTTTAAAATTTGCACACGAAAGAactcatgcattaaaaaaaacacatactaaAACAGTCACGTATGGTAATTACAAAGTACAAATaaggttttcttttcttaaaaatCAAATACAAGAAACATGACACGACCAACTTATGCGGCGAGGTTCCTCTTACTAAATGTCTCTTATTGTGAAACATACAGACATGTTTCTCAGGTTCTCCGTGGCCGCTACCTCTTAACACCAACACATGCCATGatcctttttaaaaacaccacaaagaCGCGTCTCACATTTTTTCCGACAATTTTCTCGTGTTACTTCaagtaaaaatgtgattaaataaGACTAAACCAGTGactacaaagcaaaaagaaaataagacacAGCACAGAcaactaaataataaataataatgtccATATGCTTTGTATGatagaaatgtttaaaacaatCTCAGTGTATTTCGGCATTTTTGATGtatctggaaaataaaaatcatacacagcAAGCATatcaaaaattaaatcaaaaatgATGCTTAGCAAAGCTCCATCCATGATCCAACCATGAGCAGTACAATCTGCCGCCAGCCCAGCCTCATAACTGGCCCTGATCAGGCTGCGGCTGTTTCATCAATTACGTGTGATGAGCCATGTTGCGCACTCCTTGCAGTTTAGTTTGCTTTACACGTAAGAACCAAATCCTAAAAGCCATTTACATGCAAATCACTAACAACTTCAGTGGTGAAAGTAAGAATCATCTCCTAAATTTCCGCCACCACTAATGAAAGCTTTCATGCACCCAAGCACTGTCAGTCAAGGAGTTTTGCGCACTAACTGTGCACACTGTGTTCATTATGGAGAGTATTCGCGAAGATATCCATTTGATAAAGAGTGGGGTTTGCTCATCAAGCCAGTAGCCgtgctgcagagagaaaagcGAGTGTTAACAAGGCCAGTCTGGCAGCATTAGGGCGTATAGGCAGGTGGTGGCTGAAACTGATTGGCAATGTCATAATCGGCAGGAAAAGTTTCACTGCTGTCCTCCATCTCAGAGAGAAGCTCCAaagcctgctcctcctcctcggtgGGGTAGTGGCGCAGCAGGTTGGCCGCTGTGGCAAGGATAGACGCCCCGCCTGCACCTGCCACCAGGTAGAAACTGATGGCAAAAGTGACGTATATGAGAGAGCCGTGGTACtttttgtgttgctgctgtagtGACAGGATGAGCTCTGAGGCCCAGTAGCAGAAGCCTATGACTGTGGCACACTGCAACACTGAGGAGAGACAAGGAAAACAATTAAGtaatcaatctttaagaagagactgaagaccctactctttactgaacaccttcactcttgatctacactgacgactacgacaagtatcgcactgaccgctcttgcgatctataaagcacttgtgtcctaatggacttgaacttaacccacggcacttactcttgccatgtttcttgacttcatccttgcttgtgttgtattactgtCAAttgtatgtcgctttggataaaagcgtctgctaaatgacattgtagaagtagctaaaaatgacaaactgcCTGTTATTAAAGATCTAAAATGAACTCCAGTATGGTTAATATACCTGTGAGAATGTGTGCAAATGCATATCTGCGTGTGATCTTTAGTGCAGGGTGCTTGGGTCCAAACACATCCAAGAGGAAAGCAGTCAGACTGCACAAGATGCCCAGAAAACAGAAGGCAGCGATCACCCTCAGCAGCAAGATGGTCTGTGGATTCACACAGTAATCTAgaggacacagacagagacatcaAAAAGAATTACAAGTGAGCTACCAGATTAGTCTCTGATACAGGGTTTTAACGTGCTTGTGCTGGTCCTTTACCGTCCAGGAGCTTGGGATCAATGTTTCCCAGGACATCTGCCACCCCCAGCTCTTGTCTAGGACAAGTGCCTCCGTGAACTCTGAGCCAGGCCGGTTCTGCCAGAGCCGTGCACAGCGCCGTTATGGACAGAGCTCCGGGCAGAGCCGACACCAGGCTCCGCTCCGGCTGCTTGGGCAGGGAGgtgcctcctctcctcctccggcCTCCAGGGACAGTCGAACCCGGCGGGGCATACATGGTCATCCAAACTCCCTATGGACTGCTGTAATTTCGCTTAATTGTCAATATTTGTGAGTGCTCTAAAGGATAAGGTCAGCCAGCTGACTGGCCAAAATAAAACCTGTTAGCCGGTACAGCTAACTTTACCTGGGAGACAAACGGATGACAGCGGTCCCGGCGCTTCGTTCGCTGTAGTATCTGTTTCCAAACGAGCCTAAAATCAGCTGCTGGATATAAACAGTTGAAGTATTTGACTGACGGGCAGACAATGAACAGATGGCCTTCAGGCCTGTTAGCTCTGTTGTTAGCTCACAGCTAACGCCGAATTACGCCGACtgtcattaaaaaatgaacttaATAGAAACAACCCAGATGAACAATGACCTATTAACTAATCTAGCGAACTAATCCGAGGAAAAACGGCCACAAATTCGAtacagaaaacaaagacaaaacaaaacaaaagggaGCTTACGTTGGCTTCCTGTAAAATATTAACTTCCTTGTTCACAACATTCTTCTTCGTGGTTCTGATAAGCTGCAGTCCAAACGCGATTGGCGAGATGTGCTCCCACCTACTGGTGATGCAGCTAAACAACAGCatacattgaaaataaatattaataccatagactatataaaaTAGATGAATATCCCATTTTAcgtatgaataaaataaaaaatgctgttCTCCATGGCATTATTGacgtatttttttattgcaattgTATGTAGATCATAGATACATTTCCactagagaaaaaaaacatcctatAAGTTATTTattatgagaaactttctcaaaattatGGGAAGCTGTCACTAAATAAAGACTGAgcttctcaattttttttttaatttcttttaccACATAATGTAAACCACattgcaaaaataatgagagtttctgaaaataatgact
It contains:
- the gatd3l gene encoding ES1 protein, mitochondrial, translated to MLATRTLLSKQTLTTLSRQPACFVHHGDYGNWGNTNIAVVFSGCGWWDGTDVHEGVYTMYHLSRNGARFQMFAPNQQQMHVMDHMRKQPGSGENRNMMTEAARFSHGQGMMQMQDLSKLDVNSFDAIIFPGGHGVIKNLSSFVKDGKDCKLHNDVERVLKEFHRSRKPIGLASMSPVLACRVLPNIEVTMGYERDENTRWGNWPHTNMVQAVKSMGARHNGREPYEVYVDEKNKVVSTPSFMWDTEYHYHYIFDGIGNMVKHVMRMSTK
- the tmem127 gene encoding transmembrane protein 127 — translated: MTMYAPPGSTVPGGRRRRGGTSLPKQPERSLVSALPGALSITALCTALAEPAWLRVHGGTCPRQELGVADVLGNIDPKLLDDYCVNPQTILLLRVIAAFCFLGILCSLTAFLLDVFGPKHPALKITRRYAFAHILTVLQCATVIGFCYWASELILSLQQQHKKYHGSLIYVTFAISFYLVAGAGGASILATAANLLRHYPTEEEEQALELLSEMEDSSETFPADYDIANQFQPPPAYTP